Genomic segment of Candidatus Deferrimicrobiaceae bacterium:
CCGCGCCTTGACGTATCCTTCCCTCGCCTTTCGCACCGCGTCCGGAACGCGCCCCCGCTCGGCGAGGGCCAGCCAGCGTGCCGCGACCACCAGGTTGTCCTCCACGGTGGACAGGAACGCCAGGTCGACCGCCAGGAGCGGGAGCAGCGGCGATGCGGGATCATGGGTCGCCAGGTTGTCGTACGACGCGACCGCCTCGGGGAGGCGGCCTTCCCGGGCATAGGACATCCCGGTGAAGAGGACCGCGTAATCGGATAATCCGTAGCCCTCCATCGGCACTTCCCTGAACTTTTCGCGGGCGAGCGGGTATTTTTCGGCCAGGAGCAGCTTCCAACCCTCGCGGAGCGCCTGGTCGGGGGGGGAAAGCGTGCGCTCGGCGGACGCGGGGACCACGAAAAGGATGCAGGAAAGCAGGACGAACGAGGCAAAAGTGATGTTGATCTTCAAAAGACAATCTCCGGTAGGCGCTCAACAGGAACGGCTAAGTCATGATATTATCACGGGAACTTTTACGACTCAAGGCAAGCGGGGCCCATGGAACTCTCGTTGTCTACGCATCTGTTCGTGTTTCACCCGCTCGCGGAGCGGATCATCCGCCTGTTTCCGCAGTTCGGGTTCTCGAAGGCCGAACTCTGGGGGATGCCGCCCCATTTCCCGGCGGGCGATCCCGTCGCCGGCGACGCCCTGGCAAGCCTGCTCGAACGACACGGTGTCACGGCCGCCAGCGTCCATTCTCCGCTTTATCCCGATGTGCGGAATTACCGGAAGGAACGGTGGTATTCCCTCAGCACCGAAGACGGGGCGCACCGCGCGGAATCGGTTGCGGCGACGCTTCGGTCCGCCGATTACCTGGCCCGTCACGGCGGTGGAGTCCTCGTCCTGCACACCGGCTTCCCGGCCGAGCACTGGTATCCGCACCGGTGGAAAGCGTTCCTTTCCTCGCTCGATGCGCTCAGCGCGGCCCTTCCCGACACCGTGCGCTTCGCGGTCGAGAACACCCCCGGCGAGTCCACCCGCACGGAGCGGATACTCGAGCTCGTCGACCGCTATCCCGCCGAACGGGTTGGAATCTGTCTTGACCTTGCGCATGCCCACATGCAGGGAAGTGTGCTGAACGCGATCCGGACCGCAGGCCCCAGGCTTATCCATGTGCATGCCTCCGACAATCACGGTGTCCACGACGATCACCTGGTGCCCGGCAAGGGGACCATCGCGTGGGAGCCGGTCCTCTCGGCCCTCGGGGAGGTTGCGTTCGACGGGATGTTCACGCTGGAGCTGCGCGACTACACGATCGGCGATGACGCCCCGTATCGCTCCTTCGAAGCGCTGCTGACCGAGTGCCGGTCCGCACTCGACCGGCTGTTCGGGGAGGCCCGATGACCGCCGACGCCGACCTGCCCGCAGTCGAGCACGCCCTTTCCGCGATCTTCCGCCGCCCGGTCCGGCCTCGCGAAATCCGGGCGCTGGCAGGCGATGCTTCGACCCGTCGATACTACCGTGTCCTCCTCCCTCCCGAATCCGGCCGCGACTCCGTCATCCTCATGCGATATCCCGACGAGATTCCCGCCGGGACCGAGCTTCCCTTCCTCAACGTCCGCCGTTACTTCGTGAAAGCGAACATCCCCGTCCCCGCCGTCCTGGCCCATTTTCCCGAGGACCGGGCGCTCTGGCTCGAGGATCTCGGCGACACGATGCTCGAGGACCAGGTCAAGGCCGACGGGGTCGCCGCGTGTCTTCCGTTTTACGAGCGATGCATCGAGATCCTCGTCCGGATCCAGTCCGACGGGACGCGAATCCTCGACCGCGACGCCATCCCGGCCGGCCTCGCCTTCAACGTTCCGAAATTCGCCTGGGAGATCGACTTCTTCTTCGAGCATGCCGTCCGCGGCTTCGGAGGCATCCCGCTATCCGTGCGCGATGAGCGTGCGATCGAGGACCTGCTGCTTCCGCACCTCGAACGGTTGGCCGCGCTCCCCCGGGTCCTCACGCACCGGGATTTCCACAGTCGAAACTTCATGGTGCGGGAGAACGGCGATCTCGTCCTGCTCGATTTCCAGGATGCCCGGATGGGCAACGTTTATTACGACCTGGCGTCGCTGCTGCGCGATTCCTACGTCACCCTTCCGGAGACGATGGAGGCTGATCTCGTTTACGGATGGCAGAGCGCCGCATCCGCCGACCTCCGGCGCGCAGCCGGCGATCCGTCAGCCTTCGGCTACCTTCTCGACCTTATGGCGCTCCAGCGCAACATCAAGGCGATCGGCACCTTCGGCAACCAGGCGCACGTTCGCGGCAAGCGTCTCTACCTGCAGTTCATTCCGCCGACGGTCGCCCACCTTGCGCGCAATTTCGCGCGCAACCCCGAGCTGCGCACCCTGGCCGGGCGCCTGCTCCCGATCCTGACCGCTTTGTCACAAAAAGCATCCGGCGAGGCATCGGCATGAAAGGGATGATCCTGGCTGCGGGGCTCGGAACCCGGTTGCATCCGCTCTCCTACGAAATGCCGAAACCGGTCGTGCCGGTGCTCGGTCGGCCCCTGTGCGCCTGGACGATGGCGTTTCTCGCCCGCAGCGGCGTGAAATCGTTCGTGCTCAACCTGCACCAGCATCCGCGCCTGATCCAGCAGGCCGTCCTGGGCTGGGCAGGGAAACGCACGCCGGTCCAGTTCACGATCGAGCCCGATATCCTGGGCACGGGCGGCGGCATCGGCAACGCCCGCAACCACCTCAAGGGCGGCACTTTCGTCACCGCCAACGGCGACACGATCGTGAACTTCAACTTTGCGCAGGCGCTCGCATACCACCGGCGAAAGAAATCGCTGGCCACGCTGGTCCTCTTTCCCAATCGCGACAAGCGGTACACGCCGGTCTGGATCCGACCCCACGGCCGGCTCGCCGGCTTCGGGACCGACGCCGGCGACGGGCGTCTCTCCGGCTTCTACACCGGCGTCCAGATCATCGAGCCCGAGCTGCTCGACCTGATCCCGCAAGGCAAGCCGTCATGCATCATCCGCGACATCTACATCCCGCTGATCGCGCGGGGCGCACCGATCCACGGCTTCCTGACCAAGGGATCGTTCCGCGAGTTCGGAACGCCGTCCGATTATCTTCGCGAGACGCTCGCCCTGCTCGGCGAGCCGGCCGAACGCGATCCCGCCCCCGTCTTCTCGGCCCCCGGGGTCGAGGTCATCCAGCCGGCCTGGATTTCTCCCCGGGCGCGCATCGCGTCCGGGGCGACGATCGGCCCCAACGCCGTGATCGAGGCCGACGCCTCGATCGAGACCGGGGCGCGCGTCTCCGATGCGGTCGTCTGGCCCGGAGCCGTCCTGGGGCGGGGCGAAGCGGTCCGGGGCGCCGTCCTCACGGCGCAAAGACGCTTGAGCATCAACCTGGGTTCCCCCCCATAACCATTCCTCCGAATTGGCATCTAACCGCGAGCCGGCAATTCAATCGCTCAATCAGGAGGTACGACATGAAGGTTCTCGTCCTGTTCCACTCGACTTACGGCCACGTTTACCGGATGGCGGAAGCCGTTGCGGAAGGAGCCCGGGAGGTTCCGGGCGCCGAAGTCGTCCTCCGGCGCGTCCCCGAGACATTGAGCGACGAGATCCTCGCCAAGATGGGCGCCCTCGAGGCCCGGAAGGCGTTTGCGCACGTCCCGATCGTCACGGTCGACGAGCTGCCCGGCTACGATGCGATCCTGTTCGGAACCCCGACCCGCTTCGGAAACATGTGCGGCCAGATGCGCCAGTTCCTCGACGCCACGGGCGGGCTCTGGGCCACGGGCGCCCTCGTCGGGAAAGTCGGCAGCGTTTTCGCAAGCAGCGCCACGCAGCACGGCGGCCAGGAATCGACCATCCTGAGCTTCCACATCACGCTGCTTCACCAGGGTTTTGTCGTAGTGGGGCTGCCCTATGCGTTTCAGGGGCAGATGCGGAACGACGAGATTACCGGGGGGTCGCCCTACGGCGCCTCGACGATCGCGGGCACGCAGGGAGAGCGGCTTCCCTCGGCCAACGAGCTCGCGGCGGCACGGTTCCAGGGCAAACACGTGGCCTCGATCGCCACGAAGCTCGCCCGAGACTGAAAGACGATCAGGCGGGATCGCCGGGGAGGGCTTCCTTCCCGGCCTTCCCGTGCCGGTCACGCAACAGGGCGCTCCCGTAGGACGCGTTGAAGGGCCCGCTCCGCTCGTCGAATACTTCCGAAAGCCGGACCAGCAATCGCCTCCCCGCCACTAGAAGATCTTCCCGTCCCGTCAGCTCCGCACAACGGATCAAAGCCGCCGCGGCCCCTGAATTTGCCCCGAAGGGATATCGGGGAACCCGGAGCAGTCCCTGGTCGTCGGGCCTCCCGACCCGATCGGAAAACAGGCCGACGCGGGGGTCGAACAGCGTCAGCCGCACCCGGTCGATCACATCCGTCGCCCGGTCGAGCCAACCCGAATCCTGCGTGGCATCCCGAAGGTCGAGGTAAGCGGTAACCGCCGCCACCTGATCGGCGAGATATCCCGGGTACAGCTTCTCCGAAAGGAAGCGCCCCACCTGGATGGCGCGCTGCAAGAGGCCGTCTCCCGAAGTACCCTCTCCGCTCTCGGGGAAGGCCCGGGCCGCGACGATCAACGCAGAGACGGCGAGAGCATTGTATTCGGAGACGATGATCCGCCGACCAGTCGCAGCATCGGCATCCGGGCCGGAAAAGAAGGCGCCGCTTTCCGCGTCGCGCAGCGAAAGCAACAGAAATCGAAGCGTTCCGCGGGCCGCGTCGGCAAAAAGCGGATCACCGGAAAGTTCGAAGGCCGAAGCGCAAAGCGACAGCATGCCGGCGTTGTCTTCCAGCCTTTTCTCGGGAACGGCCCCGGTCCAGTCTCGCCGCTCGGCATAGCGGAAGAAGCCCCCGCCGTCCGTGTCGTGCACCTCGGATTGCACCATGCGGCGCAGGATGGAAAGGAACGTCTCCCCCGGCTCGGCCCCGGGCTCGAACAACCAGAGGTCGCGCAGGAACGCGAGCGCGTCGACCATCAGGTGCTTCGGCTCGCCGAAAAAGCCGGGGTGCACAGGGTCGACCTGCGAGATCACGGCCTGCCGGACCAGCGGGAGCAGATCTTCGCCGGGAACGTCGCCGGAATCGGATGCAGACGAATCCGTCGAATCGGATGCCTCGGGAACCCTTGGGGGAATCGCCAGCCAGGCATCGATCCGTTCCCGGTCATTTCGATAGAACGCAGCGCAGCGGTCGAGCACGGCGAGCAGCGGGTCGGGCGGAAGGCGGGTTGCCCCGGTCAGGATCCGGCCATCGGGGAACAGAACCGCCACGCTCGGCCATCCTCCCTGGTTGTAGCGGTCGTTGAGGTCGGGTCGCAGGTCGGAATCGACCCGGATGCAGACGTAGGACTCCGAAAGCCGCGCCCGGATACGTGGATCGGAGAGCGAAACGCCCTCGAGATCGCGGCATCCGGGACACCACCCGGCCGAGATCAGGAGGAACAGCAGCTTTCCCTCGGAGCCGGCGCGCGCGAAGGCTTCCGCCCCCCAGTCGTTCCAGGCGATCGCGGACAATGGGTCAGCCTTGCCGATATAGGTAGAAACAGAGTACGGCAAGAAACGCGGTATAGGGCGCGAACCATTTGAAGCGGCCCTGGACGACCAGCCGCTCGACCAAAAGCAACGACAGGTAGCCCACCACCAGCGCCAGCCCGAATCCGATGACGGAAGGGATCATGTCGGGAAGCACGGACACACCCGCCCCCTTGCGAAGATTCATCAGCGCGGCGCCCAAGATGGCGGGAAGCGAGATGAGGAAGGAAAATCGGGCGGCGCGCACGGAGCCGATGCCCAGCAGGAGCGCCAGCACGATCGTGGACCCGGACCGGGAAAGGCCGGGGAAGACGGCGAGTCCCTGGAGGGTGCCGATCGCGAGGGCCTCCCACCAGTCGATCCGCTCGGGATCCCACTTGTCGCGGAGCCGCATTCCGCTGACGATCAGCAATCCGGTCAGCACCAGGTAGCGAAGGCCGATCCCCAAAACCGTGAGTTGCGTCTCGACCACTTTGTGAAAGGCGAGGCCGATGATGCCGGTCGGGAGGGTAGCGAGCAGGATAAGGCCGATCTCGCGCCGCCCCCACGCGCGCTTCGGGAAGAATTTTCGACGGTCGAAGAGCGATCCCGCCATGTCGGCGATCTCTCGGCGGAGGAAGAAGAGGACCGCTCCGAGAGTCCCCAGGTGCAGGAGGGTATCGAAGGCCAGTTCGGGTTCGTTGAGCCCGAGCAGCTTCTGGGTGAGGAACAGGTGCCCGGAGCTGCTGACGGGAAGGAATTCGGTCGCCCCCTGAAGGAGCCCCAGGATGATCGCCTGCAGGATCGTCATATCGAAGCCCGTACCGCGGCTTCCATGATGGCCCGGATCCCGTCGACCGTGGCCTGGTCCTTCCCCTCGAACCGGAGCACCAGGACCGGCTGCGTGTTGGAGGCGCGCACGAGCCCCCATCCGCCGTCGAACAGCGCCCGGACGCCGTCGACGGAGATCACCTCGTTCGCTTTCGGGGCGACGATCGCCGCGACCCGCGTGACGACGTCGAACTTCCGGTCGTCGGGGCAATCGACCCGGATCTCGGGCGTCGAGACCACGGGCGGCAAGTCGGCGAGCAGCGCGGAAAGCGGCCGGTCGGCCGACGCGACGATTTCGAACAGCCGCCCCGACGCGTAGATCGCGTCATCGAACCCGAGGAAGCGGTCCTTGAAGAAGATGTGGCCGCTCATCTCGCCGGCGATCTCGGCATGCTCCTCCTTCATCTTCTGCTTGATGAGGGAATGACCCGCCTTCCACATGACGGGCCTTCCGCCCCGACGTGCCACGTCGTCGTACAGGTTCTGCGACGCCTTGACCTCGGAGATGACGGCCGAGCCCGGCTTCCGGGAAAGGATCTCGCGGGCGAACAGCACCAGGAGGTAATCGCCGTAGATGACGTTGCCCAGCTCGTCGACCGCCCCGATGCGATCGGCGTCGCCGTCGAAGCCGACGCCGAGGTCGGCGCCGTTGTCCTTGACCGTCTGGATCAGGGCGCGGAGATTCTCGGGGACGGTCGGGTCGGGGAAGTGGTTGGGAAAGCGGCCGTCCATCTCGCAGAACAGTTCGACCACCTCGATCCCCAGCGCCCGGAACAGGTCGGGCGCGACGCGGCTGGCGGTGCCGTTGCCGGCATCGACGACCACCTTGAGCTTGCGGGGAACGTGCAGCACGGACAGGACATAGTCCTTGTAGTCCTGTTCGACGGACAGTTCCGTGACCTTGCCTTCCCCAGTGGCGAATTCGCCACGCTCGATCAGCCGACGAAGCTCCTGGATCGTCTCGCCGTAGATCGACGACGGCCCGATGCAAAGCTTGAAGCCGTTGAAGTCGGGCGGGTTGTGGCTTCCGGTGATCATCACGCCGCCGCCGGCGCCGGTCTTGTGGATGGAGTAGTAAAGAAGCGGCGTCGGGACGACCCCCACGTCGATGACGTCTAGCCCCGTCGACAGCAGCCCTTCGACCATCGCGTCGCGAAAGCCCGGGGAGCTCAGCCGGCAGTCGCGCCCCAGGGTGATCGAACGGATTCCCTGCCGCAAGGCATAAGTGCCGAACCCTTTTCCGAGCAGCGTCACGGTCTCGGGGGTGAGGTCTGTGCCGACCAGCCCCCGGACGTCGTATTCCCGAAAGATGTGAGGATTGATCATATCCGCTCCCATTGGCAGGGACATGGTAAGGACCATGATGCCGGGATCGCGCCCGGATTTGGGTCAGATTTTGCCGCAACGATTGAGCCAAACCGGAGGCGTAGCAGCGCTACGTCGAGGATTTGGCGATCGAAGCGCGGCGAAAGATGGCCCGAAGACGGGATGCGAGATGGCATTTTGGTCCTTACCATGTCCCTTAGTCGAGGTTGATCTCGGCGTATTCCTTGGCGGCACGGCGCGCGACCTTGGTACGCTGGGCCGCCTTGGCAACTTCCCTCGCGACGGCGGGCGCAACCTTGCGATTGAACACCGACGGGATGATGTAGTCCTCGGACAGTTCTTCCTTGCCGACGCAGGCAGCGATCGCGTAGGCGGCCGCCAGTTTCATTTCCTCGTTGATCGACACCGCGTGGGAATCGAGCGCCCCGCGGAAGATGCCGGGGAACGCGAGGACGTTGTTGATCTGGTTCGGGTAGTCGGAGCGACCGGTCGCCATGATGCGGACGTAGGGCGCCGCCTCCTCGGGCATGATCTCGGGATCGGGATTGGCCATGGCGAAGACAATCGGGTCCTTCGCCATCTTCTTGAGGTCGGCGACGCTGATGAGTCCCGGGCCGGCCAGTCCCATGAACATATCGGCGCCCTTGATAACGTCGGAGAGCCGCCCCTGCTCGTTGTTGGGATTGGTGTGCTCGGCGTACCAGTCCTTCATGAAGTTCATGTGCGTCTTGC
This window contains:
- a CDS encoding sugar phosphate isomerase/epimerase family protein, which translates into the protein MELSLSTHLFVFHPLAERIIRLFPQFGFSKAELWGMPPHFPAGDPVAGDALASLLERHGVTAASVHSPLYPDVRNYRKERWYSLSTEDGAHRAESVAATLRSADYLARHGGGVLVLHTGFPAEHWYPHRWKAFLSSLDALSAALPDTVRFAVENTPGESTRTERILELVDRYPAERVGICLDLAHAHMQGSVLNAIRTAGPRLIHVHASDNHGVHDDHLVPGKGTIAWEPVLSALGEVAFDGMFTLELRDYTIGDDAPYRSFEALLTECRSALDRLFGEAR
- a CDS encoding phosphotransferase, with amino-acid sequence MTADADLPAVEHALSAIFRRPVRPREIRALAGDASTRRYYRVLLPPESGRDSVILMRYPDEIPAGTELPFLNVRRYFVKANIPVPAVLAHFPEDRALWLEDLGDTMLEDQVKADGVAACLPFYERCIEILVRIQSDGTRILDRDAIPAGLAFNVPKFAWEIDFFFEHAVRGFGGIPLSVRDERAIEDLLLPHLERLAALPRVLTHRDFHSRNFMVRENGDLVLLDFQDARMGNVYYDLASLLRDSYVTLPETMEADLVYGWQSAASADLRRAAGDPSAFGYLLDLMALQRNIKAIGTFGNQAHVRGKRLYLQFIPPTVAHLARNFARNPELRTLAGRLLPILTALSQKASGEASA
- a CDS encoding NDP-sugar synthase, producing MKGMILAAGLGTRLHPLSYEMPKPVVPVLGRPLCAWTMAFLARSGVKSFVLNLHQHPRLIQQAVLGWAGKRTPVQFTIEPDILGTGGGIGNARNHLKGGTFVTANGDTIVNFNFAQALAYHRRKKSLATLVLFPNRDKRYTPVWIRPHGRLAGFGTDAGDGRLSGFYTGVQIIEPELLDLIPQGKPSCIIRDIYIPLIARGAPIHGFLTKGSFREFGTPSDYLRETLALLGEPAERDPAPVFSAPGVEVIQPAWISPRARIASGATIGPNAVIEADASIETGARVSDAVVWPGAVLGRGEAVRGAVLTAQRRLSINLGSPP
- the wrbA gene encoding NAD(P)H:quinone oxidoreductase — protein: MKVLVLFHSTYGHVYRMAEAVAEGAREVPGAEVVLRRVPETLSDEILAKMGALEARKAFAHVPIVTVDELPGYDAILFGTPTRFGNMCGQMRQFLDATGGLWATGALVGKVGSVFASSATQHGGQESTILSFHITLLHQGFVVVGLPYAFQGQMRNDEITGGSPYGASTIAGTQGERLPSANELAAARFQGKHVASIATKLARD
- a CDS encoding DUF255 domain-containing protein encodes the protein MSAIAWNDWGAEAFARAGSEGKLLFLLISAGWCPGCRDLEGVSLSDPRIRARLSESYVCIRVDSDLRPDLNDRYNQGGWPSVAVLFPDGRILTGATRLPPDPLLAVLDRCAAFYRNDRERIDAWLAIPPRVPEASDSTDSSASDSGDVPGEDLLPLVRQAVISQVDPVHPGFFGEPKHLMVDALAFLRDLWLFEPGAEPGETFLSILRRMVQSEVHDTDGGGFFRYAERRDWTGAVPEKRLEDNAGMLSLCASAFELSGDPLFADAARGTLRFLLLSLRDAESGAFFSGPDADAATGRRIIVSEYNALAVSALIVAARAFPESGEGTSGDGLLQRAIQVGRFLSEKLYPGYLADQVAAVTAYLDLRDATQDSGWLDRATDVIDRVRLTLFDPRVGLFSDRVGRPDDQGLLRVPRYPFGANSGAAAALIRCAELTGREDLLVAGRRLLVRLSEVFDERSGPFNASYGSALLRDRHGKAGKEALPGDPA
- a CDS encoding undecaprenyl-diphosphate phosphatase, translating into MTILQAIILGLLQGATEFLPVSSSGHLFLTQKLLGLNEPELAFDTLLHLGTLGAVLFFLRREIADMAGSLFDRRKFFPKRAWGRREIGLILLATLPTGIIGLAFHKVVETQLTVLGIGLRYLVLTGLLIVSGMRLRDKWDPERIDWWEALAIGTLQGLAVFPGLSRSGSTIVLALLLGIGSVRAARFSFLISLPAILGAALMNLRKGAGVSVLPDMIPSVIGFGLALVVGYLSLLLVERLVVQGRFKWFAPYTAFLAVLCFYLYRQG
- a CDS encoding phosphomannomutase/phosphoglucomutase translates to MINPHIFREYDVRGLVGTDLTPETVTLLGKGFGTYALRQGIRSITLGRDCRLSSPGFRDAMVEGLLSTGLDVIDVGVVPTPLLYYSIHKTGAGGGVMITGSHNPPDFNGFKLCIGPSSIYGETIQELRRLIERGEFATGEGKVTELSVEQDYKDYVLSVLHVPRKLKVVVDAGNGTASRVAPDLFRALGIEVVELFCEMDGRFPNHFPDPTVPENLRALIQTVKDNGADLGVGFDGDADRIGAVDELGNVIYGDYLLVLFAREILSRKPGSAVISEVKASQNLYDDVARRGGRPVMWKAGHSLIKQKMKEEHAEIAGEMSGHIFFKDRFLGFDDAIYASGRLFEIVASADRPLSALLADLPPVVSTPEIRVDCPDDRKFDVVTRVAAIVAPKANEVISVDGVRALFDGGWGLVRASNTQPVLVLRFEGKDQATVDGIRAIMEAAVRASI